AATTCAATTGACCTTGGGCTGCCATAAAACCTGCTAACGGCATGATGACTTCCGAGGGGAGAGGCGCGATCAATGTCAGCAGTATGATTCCGAGGTAGCTCAATGATTCCATATCGGGGTTGCCTTGCTAGCCTGCCATTCATTCTCTACGATCGCGCCGCAATTAGCCTTTGTCAAATTAGCAACAGTATAGTGAGTTAACCAGACATATTTTGGTAGGGCATTTCTAATGAAAGACTACGGACCACCGCTACTTCCGCCTTTTCAATGTTTTATGGGTCAATGGGAAGGGCTGTGTAAAACCTTTGACCTAGAAGGAAATTTCCTGGAAGCGTCAGCAGTTCATGCTGATATTCATTGGATTGAACCAAAGGTCTGGCAATTCAATGAACACTTTGATAACTTGTACGGCTACGGTGCAATCACGTTTAATTGCCCAATCAGGGTTACCGGAAAAACTTGCTATGGTGAGGACGCGCAACTCAAAATCCGGGGTACAGAACTAACACCCTATAACTATATCTTTCAAGTTCAAAGCACCATATCTCAGACCACTATATTCAACAACCATTATTTTCAAGATCCTAATCAGCGCCGTATCATCACCCACAAGCTCCAAAATGGAGAAAGCCACATTTTTCAGATTCAAGATTTTGTCAGAGTTAGATAGTGGGCGATCGCGAGAAGTGTTAAGCCGAAATTGTGTTGAGTTATACCTCCAGACAGACTGGGAAGGGATGGCAGGGCTGTTACGCTAAGCCTGTCACTAAGTGCTTATGGTCGTTTCTACATGACGGGACTCTGGCTTGGCTTTCTGGGGCTAGCAATTATTAGCGTGACTGTTTTTGATGTGCTTTCCACCACATTGAGCATTAGTGGAGGTGGTGGCCCGATAACCGCTAGAGTCGCTACTGGGTTGTGGAATTTGGTCTTAAAGCAACACCATAGCTGTAGGCGCGATCGCCAAGCTTCCCATCGACGACTGACCAAACTGGGATACGGCATTGCCTTAAGTCCAATTGTGATCTGGCTCGGCTTAATCTGGATGGGGTGGACGCTCATTTTTAGTGCTACGCCTGAGGCGGTTGCTAATGCCGAAACAGAAGTTCCCGCAGATATTTGGACCCGGATTTATTTCACAGGCTACACCTTATTTACCCTAGGACTCGGTGACTACAAGCCCTTGGGGCCATTTTGGCAAATCGTCACTGCGATCGCTGCTCTCAATGGCTTCTTTTTCGTCACCTTTTCTATTTCTTATCTAATTCCGGTCGTCTCAGCCGCCACAGCCCAACAACAGTTATCCTCTTATATCTCTACGCTCGGCAAGAGTGCGGATGAAATTGTGGTTAAAGCTTGGAATGGCAAAGACTTTGGTGCTTTAACTCAGCACTTCATAGCCTTAACCCCGATGCTGACACTGCATGCGCAACTTTATCCCGCTTATCCTGTGGTGCGATTCTTTCATAGCGATCGCCGCTCTTATGCCGCCGCCCCTAGTATTGCCGCTCTAGATGAAGCGCTCACGCTGCTGGAGTTTGGCGTCAAACCAGAATGCCGTCCGGATGCGGTAGCACTCTACCCACTGCGGCAAGCGATCTCAGAACTGATTGAAACGCTGCGCTTTACCTTTATTGAACCGGGAAAACAACTCCCCCCCTCTCCTTCGCTGCACCAATTACGGAAGTATGGTATCCCTACGATCAGCGATCAGGTCTTTAATCTTGCAGTCCAAGATTTGGCAAAACGACGCCAGTTACTCCTCACCTTGGTTTGCCATGATGGTTGGTGTTGGGATGATGTGACTGCTTCGGAGGCGATTCCTTATGTGCGCAACCCTAAAGTTTCCCCGCAAGGATGGTAGTGGCAGTGGGCTTAATCGATACCGCAAGTTGCCGAAAATCTCCCTATAAACCTCACCTTCCGGAAGACAGAGGATAAGGGCGATCGCTGCTAGCTTAGAACCAATCCAACAAGGGCAAGTGAGAGGCAGAGCAATGAGAGGGCGCAATTCAGTAGAACGAGCGGGTGATCAAGCAGGACGAACCGCAAGGCAGGTTGCGACTCAGCCGTGGGTGGAACCTCTAGCCCGATTTGGGTATACCGCTAAGGGGATTGTCTACGGCTTAGTGGGTCTCCTGGCCGCTCAAGCTGCTTTTGGCGCAGGTGGCAAAACCACAGATTCGCAAGGAGCGCTGCAAACGATACTAGAGCAGCCTTTTGGGCAGTTCTTGCTAGGTTTGATAGCGATCGGTTTGTTGGGTTATGTGCTCTGGAGCTTGGTTCAAGCGGCGATGGATACTGAAAATAAGGGAACAGACGCCAAAGGAATTGCCCAGCGACTCGGTTATGTGGGGACGGCGATCGTCTACTCAGGGTTGGCGCTGACGGCGGCTAAGTTGGCATTGGGTTCTGGGGGCGGTGGGGGCGGTAATGCTTCCCAAGATTGGACGGCTCGCCTTTTGGCTCAACCCTTTGGTCAATGGCTGGTAGGCACCATTGGAGCCTTGACTATTGGCTTTGGTTTCTATCACTTCTATGAAGCCTATACTGCCAAGTTCCGTCGTAAATTGAAGCTCAACGAAATGAGTGCGCCTGAGAAAACCTGGGCGACGCGGATGGGTCGGTTTGGTCTAGCCGCCAGAGGTGTTGTATTTACCGTCATTGGCTTTTTCCTAATTCAGGCGGCTCGGTCTTCTAATGCCAGTGAGGTGCGCGGGCTAGGAGGCGCTTTGGCGGCTTTAGCGAGTCAACCTTATGGCCCTTGGTTGTTGGGTTTAGTAGCACTGGGGTTGGTAGCCTATGGCATTTACAATTTTGTCCAAGCTCGCTATCGCCAGATGGTCATCCAATAGGTTCTCCCTTTAAGATCAGAATTGCTCTCTCAATTTCATCTGACGCATGCTGCCACGCGAAGACCTATTAAAAGGCATTGAAAATCGAGACGCGATCGCCCGTGTCATTGACCAAGCAGACCAAGCGATCAAAACTTGGGAAGTCGTCTGTAGCGATTTTCTCGCCCCTCCAGAACTCGCTGACATGCAGCAAGCGTTGGGTCGGCTGACCGAAGTACAGGTGTTAGCGTGGGGCGGCTACCCACAAGCCGAACGACAACGAGTGGCGATCGCCCGAGCCGAATTGCCGCTAGAAGCGAGTCAGGTAGAAATAGCAGCCCTTGATATTGCAGGCAACTTCTTGTTTGACCCTGCTACCCACCGTGACTTCCTCGGAGCGCTTTTAGGGACAGGCATTGTCCGAGAAAAAGTAGGTGACATTATTGTGTTGGGTGAGCGCGGAGCGCAGGCGATTGTCGTGCCTGACCTAGTAGAGTTTCTAGAACTCCACCTCAATCAAGTGCGATCGGTGCCCGTAAAAACGCGGCGAATTGAACTGAGCGAACTCAAAATCCGAGAACCCAAGAAAAAAGAACTGACGACGGTAGAAGCTTCACTGCGTTTAGATGCGATCGCCTCAGCAGGTTTTGGCATGTCTCGCAGCAAAATGGTGGACTTGATTGATGGGGGAGATGTCCGAGTGAACTGGAAGGAGATCACCTCTTCGAGTCATCAACTCAAACCAGGAGACTTAGTGGCAATCCGAGGCAAAGGTCGCTTAGAAGTGGGTGAAGTCGCTGTGACCAAAAAAGATCGCTATCGCATTCAACTGACTCGATTTGTGTAAGCATAAACTCGATTTATGTGAGCATGGAGGCGATCGCTCAGCTCAATTTAGCGCTACATTCCAAAATCAACCGTTGGTTTTCTACAGAATAAGGTTGAATTTCTAAAGCGCGCCGAAAAGCGGGAATCGCTTCTCGGTATTCGCCCAACGCCACATGACATAGCCCAATCCCATGTAGTGCGCCAAAGTGAATGGGGTTGAGCTGCACCACTTGTTGGCAGTCAGCCAGAGACTTACGATACTTAGCTTGGATGTAATACAGCACTGCTCGTCGGTTCCATGCTTCGGCAAAGTCAGGTAGATCCTGAACTAGCTGGGTGAGCACCGCTTCTGCCTGGAGTTTTTCTCCGTTTTCTAACAACATCTGTGCTTGTCGAATGCGTTCTAGGCCCAAAACACCTTTCTGCTCAAACCAGCGTCGCCACAATTCTTGAGTAGCATGATTACGCACCTCTGGGTCTGCGTGTTTGAGGTCTGTCAGTAGTCGCTCAATTGATTGATTATCCATGCACTATGACTCTACCGTGAGAATCAGCGAGGTTTCTCCTCTCCTATTGTGGCCTCAATTAAAGGCTAATTGTAAAGTTTTGCAAAATTCTAAATAAGTTCTTGGCTAGAGCCTGAGAAGCACATAGGCGATCGCTTCTCGAAATATCGATGTCGTTACAACGGCTGGATCTTGGCTCTATGGCTCAAAAACATTTCAAACAATTTATCTATTGGTTCTTGGGAGAGCGGGCTGGACGTGTACTCACAGCCACTTGGTCTTGGCTTTGGGGCTTGCCTGTAGAGTCAGGCGGCAAGATTGCGGTGGAGGTGGCTCAGGAATCTTTGCAAGCTATGCAAAAGTCGGTCGCTCAACTCACCCAATCAGTTGCAACTCTAATGGCTGCTTACCAGCAGGCTAAGAGTATGTACGAAAGTAGACAGAAAGAATTTCAACAAGCTGAACAACAAGCCGTTTTGGCGCAGCAACAAGGCAATGCGGAAGCCGCTCGAATGGCAATAACAAAGGCCATTTTGCTCGATCGATCGCTGCCTTCCTTAGCAGAACAATTTGCTAAAGCGGAGACAGTGGTGCGGAGTGCAAAGGACAGACTCGACCGAGAACGCCAGAAGCTGGAAACTTACAAACTGGAGATGCAAAATCTCAAAGATTTGGCCGAGTTGAATGAGGCGCTGGCTGTGATCGATCAGGCTAATACTGAACTTGAAATTGGCTCTGCGCGATCGCAGTTTGCTACGGCTCAAACTTCTGTAGAGCGGCGACATCTCCAGATGACTGCACAGGCCGAACTCTCAGATAACCCAGCG
This region of Trichocoleus desertorum NBK24 genomic DNA includes:
- a CDS encoding potassium channel family protein gives rise to the protein MTGLWLGFLGLAIISVTVFDVLSTTLSISGGGGPITARVATGLWNLVLKQHHSCRRDRQASHRRLTKLGYGIALSPIVIWLGLIWMGWTLIFSATPEAVANAETEVPADIWTRIYFTGYTLFTLGLGDYKPLGPFWQIVTAIAALNGFFFVTFSISYLIPVVSAATAQQQLSSYISTLGKSADEIVVKAWNGKDFGALTQHFIALTPMLTLHAQLYPAYPVVRFFHSDRRSYAAAPSIAALDEALTLLEFGVKPECRPDAVALYPLRQAISELIETLRFTFIEPGKQLPPSPSLHQLRKYGIPTISDQVFNLAVQDLAKRRQLLLTLVCHDGWCWDDVTASEAIPYVRNPKVSPQGW
- a CDS encoding DUF1206 domain-containing protein, with protein sequence MRGRNSVERAGDQAGRTARQVATQPWVEPLARFGYTAKGIVYGLVGLLAAQAAFGAGGKTTDSQGALQTILEQPFGQFLLGLIAIGLLGYVLWSLVQAAMDTENKGTDAKGIAQRLGYVGTAIVYSGLALTAAKLALGSGGGGGGNASQDWTARLLAQPFGQWLVGTIGALTIGFGFYHFYEAYTAKFRRKLKLNEMSAPEKTWATRMGRFGLAARGVVFTVIGFFLIQAARSSNASEVRGLGGALAALASQPYGPWLLGLVALGLVAYGIYNFVQARYRQMVIQ
- a CDS encoding photosystem II S4 domain protein — translated: MLPREDLLKGIENRDAIARVIDQADQAIKTWEVVCSDFLAPPELADMQQALGRLTEVQVLAWGGYPQAERQRVAIARAELPLEASQVEIAALDIAGNFLFDPATHRDFLGALLGTGIVREKVGDIIVLGERGAQAIVVPDLVEFLELHLNQVRSVPVKTRRIELSELKIREPKKKELTTVEASLRLDAIASAGFGMSRSKMVDLIDGGDVRVNWKEITSSSHQLKPGDLVAIRGKGRLEVGEVAVTKKDRYRIQLTRFV
- a CDS encoding tetratricopeptide repeat protein, translated to MDNQSIERLLTDLKHADPEVRNHATQELWRRWFEQKGVLGLERIRQAQMLLENGEKLQAEAVLTQLVQDLPDFAEAWNRRAVLYYIQAKYRKSLADCQQVVQLNPIHFGALHGIGLCHVALGEYREAIPAFRRALEIQPYSVENQRLILECSAKLS
- a CDS encoding PspA/IM30 family protein, yielding MAQKHFKQFIYWFLGERAGRVLTATWSWLWGLPVESGGKIAVEVAQESLQAMQKSVAQLTQSVATLMAAYQQAKSMYESRQKEFQQAEQQAVLAQQQGNAEAARMAITKAILLDRSLPSLAEQFAKAETVVRSAKDRLDRERQKLETYKLEMQNLKDLAELNEALAVIDQANTELEIGSARSQFATAQTSVERRHLQMTAQAELSDNPAEKLTADLAQMTLDDEIAQRLRRLTNSSRSVTPSDA